One Nerophis lumbriciformis linkage group LG19, RoL_Nlum_v2.1, whole genome shotgun sequence DNA segment encodes these proteins:
- the gigyf2 gene encoding GRB10-interacting GYF protein 2 isoform X1 yields MAETQTLNFGPEWLRALSGGGGGGGGSGGGGSSSITVASPPLSPALPKYKLADYRYGREEMLALYVEDHKIPVDLYDKEFLPILQEEPLPPLALVSFTEEEQRNFVMSVNSGAVLWRGGGGPVVGAPRGRSISRGRGRGRGDGGFYQRSFDDVEGFGRGGREMHRSQSWEERGDKRFEKPGRKDLEGAPGHFQINHIRNNYEDAGSGLPRKHDFIRSESGNWRTSRDDQNDGLRTTVWREHPEQRRRVPFDARDDERSYRRPRSGSGSLEEDRDALPEWCLEDTDGEAGTFDSSGAFLSLKKASKEPILEEAELDFKPLEECKETLDDDVSQPKETKETETEAKKIVERKVLTRLNKVLDEVPSVPSPAAPPITEAHPRSKSVSPSHPNKTEESKRPAQGQPPLEQPPELCKVPLHVPMSNSMLESLPMTRISTTLTEVRTPLSAMQQPQQKPLKAPVAMSNHLSFSSSMMAPIARPTAVLHDTDEDEGLKHLEHEAEKMVAYLQDSVVDDDRLATKTSAKTKPAGLPLTHEAALKWFYKDPQGEIQGPFGNQEMAEWFQAGYFTMSLLVKRGCDDLFEPLGEMMKIWGRVPFTPGPAPPPLQGDGDQERLKRQQELTTLNLYQLQQLQYQYRLRQQYAHALAQQKAAVLSSAPPQQQQEHQQQLNLLQQQYQALKIRTSESLLPPVTRCLSVPDTGSVWEMQNPSSQAPCAPSLPPAASSTWVGSSVWDLPIDSIAKAPTIEQMQQLESKAAKLELERLEAEMRAKKEEEERKRQDEALRARQEEERKRLEEEQLARQKQEEALRRQREQEEAHQRQKEEEERLAQAENLRRLEERRREEQERKKREEFIRKQVSQTFILLLITFVSCLPQLWCVLFQEEERRKQEELEALRRQEEEKRAEAAAAAAAATAAAAAALAQQELEEQKKREQEAERQQEQQRQRQQQQEALRRLQQQQQLAQMKLPLSSKWGQQSANNINQAQNALSLAEIQKLEEERERQAQVDQQRQQQELLKVQQQQALQQAQQPQAKLSGWGHVANQPPVTKSLLEIQREEAQQMNQKEQPPQQQQQQQQQQQPHHPIVTQQTRSQNRTTSLSNSVWGSANTIPCTNWALDSSSIWGDTHNSNMGFWDEAVKEAIQQPPPTRKGNSQKNKGNANLSNSASGRANKKVGEEEKLLKLFQGVNKSHQDTFMQWCEDTLHSLNTANNLDVPTFASFLKEVDSPYEVHDYVRAYLGDTPEAKDFAKQFLERRAKQNANQQKQVPPSQANQPLALKQQQDSVWGGTGSSTPYQANHTSGQQQQQQRFEAVTSGKKKKKQKMVRADPSLLGFSVNASSERLNMGEIETLEDN; encoded by the exons ATGGCCGAGACCCAGACACTTAACTTTGGACCTGAATG GCTCCGTGCCCTATctggaggtggaggtggaggtggaggcaGCGGAGGCGGAGGAAGCAGCAGCATCACTGTTGCCTCGCCGCCTCTTTCACCTGCATTGCCAAAGTACAAACTTGCAGATTATCGCTACGGGAGAGAAGAAATGTTAGCACTTTATGTAGAAGACCACAAG ATCCCCGTAGACCTATATGATAAGGAGTTCCTGCCCATATTGCAAGAGGAGCCCTTGCCGCCCCTGGCACTTGTGTCTTTTACAGAGGAAGAACAG aGAAATTTTGTCATGTCCGTAAACAGTGGTGCTGTACTTTGGCGGGGAGGCGGCGGTCCAGTCGTCGGGGCACCTCGGGGTCGAAGTATCTCAAGGGGTAGAG GCCGAGGAAGAGGAGACGGAGGGTTTTACCAAAGAAGTTTCGATGATGTGGAAGGTTTTGGCCGCGGGGGCAGGGAGATGCATCGCTCCCAGAGCTGGGAGGAAAG GGGAGATAAGAGGTTTGAAAAGCCAGGTCGAAAAGACCTAG AAGGTGCTCCAGGACATTTTCAGATTAATCATA TTCGAAACAACTACGAGGACGCTGGTTCTGGCCTGCCGAGAAAGCACGACTTCATCCGCTCGGAGAGTGGGAACTGGCGTACCTCTCGTGACGATCAGAACG ATGGGCTTCGGACTACGGTGTGGCGTGAACACCCAGAACAGCGGCGCCGTGTCCCGTTTGACGCACGAGACGACGAACGCAGCTACAGGAGGCCGCGGTCAGGCAGCGGCAGCCTGGAAGAAGACAGAGACGCTCTGCCTGAGTGGTGTCTTGAAGACACTGATGGGGAGGCAGGCACCTTTGATTCATCAGGGGCTTTTCTCTCACTCAAG AAAGCCTCCAAAGAGCCCATCTTGGAGGAGGCAGAGTTGGATTTTAAACCCTTGGAGGAGTGTAAGGAGACGCTAGACGATGATGTCAGTCAGCCTAAGGAGACCAAAGAGACAGAAACGGAGGCCAAGAAAATTGTTGAACGAAAAG TTTTAACACGGTTGAACAAAGTATTAGATGAGGTGCCATCTGTTCCTTCACCTGCCGCTCCACCAATCACAGAGGCCCATCCTCGTTCCAAATCTGTGTCGCCAAGCCATCCCAACAAAACAGAAGAGTCTAAGAGGCCAGCCCAAGGACAACCACCGCTGGAGCAACCACCAGAACTGTGCAAAGTTCCCCTGCATGTCCCCATGTCCAACAGCATGCTTGAGTCACTACCCATGACCCGTATTTCTACGACCCTTACAG AAGTGCGCACGCCATTGTCTGCCATGCAGCAGCCTCAGCAAAAGCCCTTGAAGGCTCCTGTGGCCATGAGCAACCATCTGTCCTTTTCTTCAAGTATGATGGCACCCATCGCCAGGCCCACTGCTGTGTTACATGACACAGATGAAGATGAGGGGTTGAAGCATCTTGAGCAT GAAGCAGAGAAGATGGTGGCATACTTGCAGGATAGTGTGGTGGACGATGACAGACTTGCAACAAAGACCTCAGCAAAGACCAAACCCGCGGGCCTTCCACTTACCCATGAAGCTGCTCTCAAGTGGTTTTACAAAGACCCTCAAGGGGAGATACAAG GTCCTTTTggtaaccaggagatggcagagTGGTTCCAGGCAGGTTACTTCACCATGTCTCTCTTAGTTAAAAGAGGATGTGATGACTTATTTGAGCCGTTGGGGGAGATGATGAAGATTTGGGGAAGAGTCCCTTTCACTCCAGGGCCTGCACCTCCACCTCTGCAG GGTGACGGTGATCAAGAAAGATTGAAGAGGCAGCAGGAGCTTACCACGCTCAATCTTTACCAATTACAACAGCTCCAATATCAATACCGCTTAAG GCAGCAGTATGCTCACGCCCTGGCCCAGCAAAAGGCTGCAGTCCTCAGCTCAGCTCCTCCTCAGCAGCAGCAAGAACACCAACAGCAGCTTAACCTGCTTCAACAGCAATACCAGGCTCTTAAGATAAG AACATCTGAGAGCCTTCTACCTCCTGTTACACGTTGCCTGTCTGTACCTGACACAGGTTCTGTTTGGGAAATGCAGAATCCATCCTCCCAGGCTCCCTGTGCGCCAAGCCTCCCACCAGCAGCTTCAAGCA CATGGGTTGGCAGCAGTGTGTGGGACTTGCCCATAGACTCCATAGCGAAAGCGCCAACCATCGAGCAGATGCAGCAATTGGAGTCGAAAGCTGCAAAG TTGGAACTAGAGAGACTTGAAGCTGAAATGAGAgccaaaaaggaagaagaagagcgGAAGCGGCAGGACGAGGCTTTGCGGGCTCGTCAGGAAGAAGAGCGCAAGCGCCTAGAAGAGGAGCAGTTGGCGCGACAAAAACAG GAGGAAGCGCTCCGACGACAGAGAGAACAGGAAGAGGCACATCAGAGGCAAAAAGAGGAGGAGGAAAGACTGGCACAGGCGGAAAACCTGCGAAGACTTGAGGAGAGGAGACGGGAAGAGCAAGAGAGGAAGAAACGTGAGGAGTTCATTCGTAAGCAGGTGAGCCAAACATTTATTCTCTTGCTTATTACATTTGTTAGCTGTCTCCCTCAATTGTGGTGTGTCCTATTCCAGGAGGAAGAGCGCAGGAAACAGGAGGAGCTTGAAGCACTAAGAAGACAGGAAGAGGAGAAACGGGCAGAGGCAGCTGCTGCAGCTGCTGCTGCTACTGCTGCTGCTGCAGCTGCCCTGGCTCAGCAGGAGCTAGAGGAGCAGAAGAAGAGGGAGCAGGAGGCAGAGAGACAGCAGGAGCAGCAGAGACAacggcagcagcagcaggaggcgcTCAGGCGGCTTCAACAGCAGCAGCAGCTAGCACAAATGAAG CTTCCATTGTCCTCAAAGTGGGGTCAGCAGTCAGCCAACAATATCAACCAGGCTCAGAACGCGCTGTCACTGGCCGAGATCCAGAAACTAGAGGAGGAACGAGAAAGACAGGCTCAAGTTGAC CAGCAGCGCCAGCAACAGGAACTCCTGAAGGTACAGCAGCAACAGGCCCTGCAACAGGCCCAGCAGCCCCAAGCTAAGCTGTCAGGGTGGGGCCATGTGGCGAATCAGCCCCCTGTCACAAAATCCTTGCTAGAGATCCAGAGGGAGGAAGCACAACAGATGAACCAGAAGGAGCAGCcgccgcagcagcagcagcagcagcagcagcagcagcaaccgCACCATCCAATTGTCACCCAGCAGACCAGGTCGCAGAACAGAACT ACATCTCTGAGCAACTCTGTGTGGGGGTCAGCAAACACCATTCCCTGCACAAACTGGGCTTTAGATTCAAGCAGCATCTGGGGTGACACCCACAACTCCAACATGGGCTTCTGGGATGAGGCTGTTAAGGAGGCAATACAGCAGCCTCCACCCACCAGGAAAGGCAATTCACAGAAAAACAAGGGCAATGCCAACCTCAG TAATTCTGCAAGTGGGCGAGCAAACAAGAAGGTGGGAGAGGAAGAGAAGCTACTCAAGCTGTTCCAAGGCGTCAACAAGAGCCACCAGGACACCTTCATGCAGTGGTGTGAAGACACACTGCACAGCCTCAACACGGCCAACAATCTGGATG TTCCCACATTTGCATCCTTCCTGAAAGAAGTGGACTCTCCGTATGAGGTGCACGACTACGTCAGGGCCTACCTGGGGGATACGCCCGAGGCCAAGGACTTTGCCAAGCAGTTCCTGGAGCGTCGTGCCAAACAGAACGCCAATCAACAAAAGCAAGTGCCGCCTTCGCAAGCCAACCAACCACTGGCCCTCAAACAACAGCAG
- the gigyf2 gene encoding GRB10-interacting GYF protein 2 isoform X3: MAETQTLNFGPEWLRALSGGGGGGGGSGGGGSSSITVASPPLSPALPKYKLADYRYGREEMLALYVEDHKIPVDLYDKEFLPILQEEPLPPLALVSFTEEEQRNFVMSVNSGAVLWRGGGGPVVGAPRGRSISRGRGRGRGDGGFYQRSFDDVEGFGRGGREMHRSQSWEERGDKRFEKPGRKDLEGAPGHFQINHIRNNYEDAGSGLPRKHDFIRSESGNWRTSRDDQNDGLRTTVWREHPEQRRRVPFDARDDERSYRRPRSGSGSLEEDRDALPEWCLEDTDGEAGTFDSSGAFLSLKKASKEPILEEAELDFKPLEECKETLDDDVSQPKETKETETEAKKIVERKVLTRLNKVLDEVPSVPSPAAPPITEAHPRSKSVSPSHPNKTEESKRPAQGQPPLEQPPELCKVPLHVPMSNSMLESLPMTRISTTLTVRTPLSAMQQPQQKPLKAPVAMSNHLSFSSSMMAPIARPTAVLHDTDEDEGLKHLEHEAEKMVAYLQDSVVDDDRLATKTSAKTKPAGLPLTHEAALKWFYKDPQGEIQGPFGNQEMAEWFQAGYFTMSLLVKRGCDDLFEPLGEMMKIWGRVPFTPGPAPPPLQGDGDQERLKRQQELTTLNLYQLQQLQYQYRLRQQYAHALAQQKAAVLSSAPPQQQQEHQQQLNLLQQQYQALKIRTSESLLPPVTRCLSVPDTGSVWEMQNPSSQAPCAPSLPPAASSTWVGSSVWDLPIDSIAKAPTIEQMQQLESKAAKLELERLEAEMRAKKEEEERKRQDEALRARQEEERKRLEEEQLARQKQEEALRRQREQEEAHQRQKEEEERLAQAENLRRLEERRREEQERKKREEFIRKQEEERRKQEELEALRRQEEEKRAEAAAAAAAATAAAAAALAQQELEEQKKREQEAERQQEQQRQRQQQQEALRRLQQQQQLAQMKLPLSSKWGQQSANNINQAQNALSLAEIQKLEEERERQAQVDQQRQQQELLKVQQQQALQQAQQPQAKLSGWGHVANQPPVTKSLLEIQREEAQQMNQKEQPPQQQQQQQQQQQPHHPIVTQQTRSQNRTTSLSNSVWGSANTIPCTNWALDSSSIWGDTHNSNMGFWDEAVKEAIQQPPPTRKGNSQKNKGNANLSNSASGRANKKVGEEEKLLKLFQGVNKSHQDTFMQWCEDTLHSLNTANNLDVPTFASFLKEVDSPYEVHDYVRAYLGDTPEAKDFAKQFLERRAKQNANQQKQVPPSQANQPLALKQQQDSVWGGTGSSTPYQANHTSGQQQQQQRFEAVTSGKKKKKQKMVRADPSLLGFSVNASSERLNMGEIETLEDN; this comes from the exons ATGGCCGAGACCCAGACACTTAACTTTGGACCTGAATG GCTCCGTGCCCTATctggaggtggaggtggaggtggaggcaGCGGAGGCGGAGGAAGCAGCAGCATCACTGTTGCCTCGCCGCCTCTTTCACCTGCATTGCCAAAGTACAAACTTGCAGATTATCGCTACGGGAGAGAAGAAATGTTAGCACTTTATGTAGAAGACCACAAG ATCCCCGTAGACCTATATGATAAGGAGTTCCTGCCCATATTGCAAGAGGAGCCCTTGCCGCCCCTGGCACTTGTGTCTTTTACAGAGGAAGAACAG aGAAATTTTGTCATGTCCGTAAACAGTGGTGCTGTACTTTGGCGGGGAGGCGGCGGTCCAGTCGTCGGGGCACCTCGGGGTCGAAGTATCTCAAGGGGTAGAG GCCGAGGAAGAGGAGACGGAGGGTTTTACCAAAGAAGTTTCGATGATGTGGAAGGTTTTGGCCGCGGGGGCAGGGAGATGCATCGCTCCCAGAGCTGGGAGGAAAG GGGAGATAAGAGGTTTGAAAAGCCAGGTCGAAAAGACCTAG AAGGTGCTCCAGGACATTTTCAGATTAATCATA TTCGAAACAACTACGAGGACGCTGGTTCTGGCCTGCCGAGAAAGCACGACTTCATCCGCTCGGAGAGTGGGAACTGGCGTACCTCTCGTGACGATCAGAACG ATGGGCTTCGGACTACGGTGTGGCGTGAACACCCAGAACAGCGGCGCCGTGTCCCGTTTGACGCACGAGACGACGAACGCAGCTACAGGAGGCCGCGGTCAGGCAGCGGCAGCCTGGAAGAAGACAGAGACGCTCTGCCTGAGTGGTGTCTTGAAGACACTGATGGGGAGGCAGGCACCTTTGATTCATCAGGGGCTTTTCTCTCACTCAAG AAAGCCTCCAAAGAGCCCATCTTGGAGGAGGCAGAGTTGGATTTTAAACCCTTGGAGGAGTGTAAGGAGACGCTAGACGATGATGTCAGTCAGCCTAAGGAGACCAAAGAGACAGAAACGGAGGCCAAGAAAATTGTTGAACGAAAAG TTTTAACACGGTTGAACAAAGTATTAGATGAGGTGCCATCTGTTCCTTCACCTGCCGCTCCACCAATCACAGAGGCCCATCCTCGTTCCAAATCTGTGTCGCCAAGCCATCCCAACAAAACAGAAGAGTCTAAGAGGCCAGCCCAAGGACAACCACCGCTGGAGCAACCACCAGAACTGTGCAAAGTTCCCCTGCATGTCCCCATGTCCAACAGCATGCTTGAGTCACTACCCATGACCCGTATTTCTACGACCCTTACAG TGCGCACGCCATTGTCTGCCATGCAGCAGCCTCAGCAAAAGCCCTTGAAGGCTCCTGTGGCCATGAGCAACCATCTGTCCTTTTCTTCAAGTATGATGGCACCCATCGCCAGGCCCACTGCTGTGTTACATGACACAGATGAAGATGAGGGGTTGAAGCATCTTGAGCAT GAAGCAGAGAAGATGGTGGCATACTTGCAGGATAGTGTGGTGGACGATGACAGACTTGCAACAAAGACCTCAGCAAAGACCAAACCCGCGGGCCTTCCACTTACCCATGAAGCTGCTCTCAAGTGGTTTTACAAAGACCCTCAAGGGGAGATACAAG GTCCTTTTggtaaccaggagatggcagagTGGTTCCAGGCAGGTTACTTCACCATGTCTCTCTTAGTTAAAAGAGGATGTGATGACTTATTTGAGCCGTTGGGGGAGATGATGAAGATTTGGGGAAGAGTCCCTTTCACTCCAGGGCCTGCACCTCCACCTCTGCAG GGTGACGGTGATCAAGAAAGATTGAAGAGGCAGCAGGAGCTTACCACGCTCAATCTTTACCAATTACAACAGCTCCAATATCAATACCGCTTAAG GCAGCAGTATGCTCACGCCCTGGCCCAGCAAAAGGCTGCAGTCCTCAGCTCAGCTCCTCCTCAGCAGCAGCAAGAACACCAACAGCAGCTTAACCTGCTTCAACAGCAATACCAGGCTCTTAAGATAAG AACATCTGAGAGCCTTCTACCTCCTGTTACACGTTGCCTGTCTGTACCTGACACAGGTTCTGTTTGGGAAATGCAGAATCCATCCTCCCAGGCTCCCTGTGCGCCAAGCCTCCCACCAGCAGCTTCAAGCA CATGGGTTGGCAGCAGTGTGTGGGACTTGCCCATAGACTCCATAGCGAAAGCGCCAACCATCGAGCAGATGCAGCAATTGGAGTCGAAAGCTGCAAAG TTGGAACTAGAGAGACTTGAAGCTGAAATGAGAgccaaaaaggaagaagaagagcgGAAGCGGCAGGACGAGGCTTTGCGGGCTCGTCAGGAAGAAGAGCGCAAGCGCCTAGAAGAGGAGCAGTTGGCGCGACAAAAACAG GAGGAAGCGCTCCGACGACAGAGAGAACAGGAAGAGGCACATCAGAGGCAAAAAGAGGAGGAGGAAAGACTGGCACAGGCGGAAAACCTGCGAAGACTTGAGGAGAGGAGACGGGAAGAGCAAGAGAGGAAGAAACGTGAGGAGTTCATTCGTAAGCAG GAGGAAGAGCGCAGGAAACAGGAGGAGCTTGAAGCACTAAGAAGACAGGAAGAGGAGAAACGGGCAGAGGCAGCTGCTGCAGCTGCTGCTGCTACTGCTGCTGCTGCAGCTGCCCTGGCTCAGCAGGAGCTAGAGGAGCAGAAGAAGAGGGAGCAGGAGGCAGAGAGACAGCAGGAGCAGCAGAGACAacggcagcagcagcaggaggcgcTCAGGCGGCTTCAACAGCAGCAGCAGCTAGCACAAATGAAG CTTCCATTGTCCTCAAAGTGGGGTCAGCAGTCAGCCAACAATATCAACCAGGCTCAGAACGCGCTGTCACTGGCCGAGATCCAGAAACTAGAGGAGGAACGAGAAAGACAGGCTCAAGTTGAC CAGCAGCGCCAGCAACAGGAACTCCTGAAGGTACAGCAGCAACAGGCCCTGCAACAGGCCCAGCAGCCCCAAGCTAAGCTGTCAGGGTGGGGCCATGTGGCGAATCAGCCCCCTGTCACAAAATCCTTGCTAGAGATCCAGAGGGAGGAAGCACAACAGATGAACCAGAAGGAGCAGCcgccgcagcagcagcagcagcagcagcagcagcagcaaccgCACCATCCAATTGTCACCCAGCAGACCAGGTCGCAGAACAGAACT ACATCTCTGAGCAACTCTGTGTGGGGGTCAGCAAACACCATTCCCTGCACAAACTGGGCTTTAGATTCAAGCAGCATCTGGGGTGACACCCACAACTCCAACATGGGCTTCTGGGATGAGGCTGTTAAGGAGGCAATACAGCAGCCTCCACCCACCAGGAAAGGCAATTCACAGAAAAACAAGGGCAATGCCAACCTCAG TAATTCTGCAAGTGGGCGAGCAAACAAGAAGGTGGGAGAGGAAGAGAAGCTACTCAAGCTGTTCCAAGGCGTCAACAAGAGCCACCAGGACACCTTCATGCAGTGGTGTGAAGACACACTGCACAGCCTCAACACGGCCAACAATCTGGATG TTCCCACATTTGCATCCTTCCTGAAAGAAGTGGACTCTCCGTATGAGGTGCACGACTACGTCAGGGCCTACCTGGGGGATACGCCCGAGGCCAAGGACTTTGCCAAGCAGTTCCTGGAGCGTCGTGCCAAACAGAACGCCAATCAACAAAAGCAAGTGCCGCCTTCGCAAGCCAACCAACCACTGGCCCTCAAACAACAGCAG